One genomic region from Streptomyces sp. NBC_01431 encodes:
- a CDS encoding helix-turn-helix transcriptional regulator, translating to MVKRERFAARRKACGYSQERLAELLRVDRSTVQRWESGEVEPQPWQRPKLAKAFRISGKELDALLIPEICTPKLVVNEWQTLPVPTTDDEFEALELSRRAQASDVGAGMLNRLESAFDDLATKYPVTPPRELLERVRRHSSYVAHLMDARMTLSEHRRLLVVGGWFQLLGATLHIDLNQEYAATARLQTAATLAAEAGHPEITAWCYETDAWCVLTEGDYAHALELSRIAQGYAPAGSSVAIQATAQEGRASARLGDAKLTYAAIEKVQRMSASLEQRKGVEHHYQYDPGKQLAYTATTLAWLGDPAAETYAREVISLLSPGDDIHKWPRRVASANIDLALTLLSGNRLDEACDAAQKAILSGRVVPSNHWRALEVVNAVESRQLPEASDLREAYQGMKALAIESGTASDS from the coding sequence ATGGTGAAGCGGGAGCGGTTTGCCGCGCGGCGCAAAGCGTGTGGCTACAGCCAAGAGCGCCTTGCAGAACTCCTGAGAGTCGATCGCTCAACGGTGCAGCGGTGGGAAAGCGGTGAGGTTGAGCCACAGCCATGGCAGAGGCCAAAACTGGCTAAGGCGTTCCGGATTTCCGGCAAAGAGCTTGATGCGCTTCTCATTCCAGAGATTTGCACTCCCAAGTTGGTGGTCAATGAGTGGCAGACGCTACCTGTCCCCACGACTGATGATGAGTTTGAAGCACTGGAGTTGTCCAGGCGTGCACAGGCTAGTGATGTCGGCGCGGGGATGCTGAACAGGCTAGAAAGTGCCTTCGATGATTTGGCCACTAAGTACCCCGTTACTCCACCACGGGAGTTGTTGGAACGTGTGCGGCGCCACTCATCCTATGTCGCCCACCTAATGGATGCCCGCATGACTCTCAGCGAACATCGTCGCCTGTTGGTGGTCGGCGGCTGGTTCCAGCTCCTAGGGGCCACACTGCATATCGACCTTAACCAGGAATATGCGGCGACTGCGCGTCTCCAAACCGCTGCAACGCTCGCAGCGGAAGCCGGGCACCCCGAAATTACGGCATGGTGCTATGAGACCGACGCATGGTGCGTCTTGACTGAGGGCGATTACGCTCACGCACTAGAGTTGTCGCGAATTGCTCAAGGCTACGCGCCTGCCGGAAGCTCAGTTGCCATTCAAGCTACAGCGCAAGAGGGGCGAGCTAGTGCACGCCTAGGTGACGCAAAACTGACTTATGCGGCGATTGAGAAAGTGCAGCGCATGTCGGCTTCTCTGGAACAGCGAAAGGGAGTGGAGCACCACTATCAATACGATCCCGGAAAGCAGCTCGCGTACACAGCTACTACTCTGGCATGGCTGGGTGATCCGGCGGCAGAAACCTATGCGCGCGAAGTGATTTCGCTCCTTTCGCCCGGAGATGACATTCACAAATGGCCACGCCGAGTAGCATCTGCCAACATTGATTTGGCTCTCACCTTGCTAAGTGGTAATCGACTTGATGAAGCCTGCGATGCAGCACAGAAGGCAATCCTCTCCGGTCGTGTCGTCCCGTCGAACCATTGGCGTGCGCTTGAAGTCGTCAACGCTGTTGAGTCGCGGCAACTGCCGGAAGCCTCAGACTTGCGAGAGGCGTACCAAGGAATGAAAGCGTTGGCTATCGAAAGCGGAACAGCATCCGACTCGTAG
- a CDS encoding enoyl-CoA hydratase/isomerase family protein produces the protein MSVLVERDEETGVAVVTLNRPERLNAVDLETATQLSTAWREFRSDDSVRAIVVTGAGERAFCTGIDRWAQVPQPSSPYSTDDPLIAIGPKANDLWKPVIAAVRGMACGGAFYLLGEAEFVVAAEDATFFDPHTTYGMVSAYESMYLALRMPYGEAARLALMGTAERMSARRAYEVGLVSELAAPGGELASALRCAETIAGYPTEAVQGTVRSVWAAREGALARAFTLAPHLVSLGNLPPERQADLFAARRSGDFRVR, from the coding sequence GTGAGCGTCCTGGTGGAACGCGACGAGGAAACCGGCGTCGCGGTCGTCACCCTGAACCGGCCGGAGCGCCTGAACGCGGTGGACCTGGAGACGGCGACCCAACTGTCCACTGCGTGGCGCGAGTTCAGGTCCGACGACTCGGTACGGGCGATCGTGGTCACCGGGGCCGGGGAGCGGGCGTTCTGCACCGGGATCGACCGCTGGGCCCAGGTGCCGCAGCCCTCGTCGCCGTACTCGACCGACGATCCACTGATCGCGATCGGCCCGAAGGCCAACGACCTGTGGAAGCCGGTGATCGCCGCGGTGCGCGGGATGGCCTGCGGCGGGGCGTTCTATCTGCTGGGCGAGGCGGAGTTCGTGGTCGCCGCCGAGGACGCGACGTTCTTCGACCCGCACACGACGTACGGGATGGTCAGCGCTTACGAGTCGATGTACCTGGCGCTGCGGATGCCGTACGGGGAAGCGGCGAGGCTGGCGCTGATGGGCACGGCGGAGCGGATGTCGGCGCGGCGGGCGTACGAGGTGGGGCTCGTGAGCGAACTCGCCGCTCCTGGCGGGGAGTTGGCGTCGGCGCTGCGGTGCGCGGAGACGATCGCGGGGTATCCGACGGAGGCCGTGCAGGGCACGGTGCGGTCGGTGTGGGCGGCGCGGGAGGGGGCGCTTGCCCGCGCCTTCACGCTGGCCCCGCACCTCGTGTCCCTGGGGAACCTGCCGCCGGAGCGCCAGGCCGACCTGTTCGCCGCTCGGCGCTCCGGGGACTTTCGAGTGCGGTGA
- a CDS encoding Zn-ribbon domain-containing OB-fold protein, with the protein MLTPVVDDDGAPFWEYAARGELRIQACAAPDCGRLRFPPRPCCPHCQSFDSEWRRVSGRGRIWSYVFPHPPLLPDYAAQAPYNAVIVELAEDPLIRLVGNVVAEPDAPLDSVDPARLRIGARVQVAFTETDGITVPRWLLERA; encoded by the coding sequence ATGCTGACACCCGTGGTGGACGACGACGGCGCCCCCTTCTGGGAGTACGCGGCCCGTGGCGAACTCCGCATCCAGGCCTGCGCCGCACCCGACTGCGGCCGGCTGCGCTTCCCGCCCCGGCCGTGCTGCCCGCACTGCCAGTCCTTCGACAGCGAGTGGCGGCGGGTGTCGGGCCGCGGCCGCATCTGGTCGTACGTCTTCCCGCATCCCCCGCTGCTGCCCGACTACGCCGCGCAGGCCCCGTACAACGCGGTGATCGTGGAGCTCGCCGAGGATCCGCTGATCCGCCTGGTCGGCAATGTGGTCGCCGAGCCGGACGCCCCACTCGACTCGGTGGACCCGGCCCGGCTCAGGATCGGGGCGCGCGTGCAGGTCGCGTTCACCGAGACCGACGGGATCACCGTGCCGCGCTGGCTCCTGGAGCGCGCGTGA
- a CDS encoding lipid-transfer protein has product MAALKDATAIVGIGQTAFAKQLPESEKTLACRAILAALHDAGISPSEVDAFASYTMEETDEVEVAKSIGAGDVTFFSKVGYGGGGSCATVAHLASAIATGQASVGIAWRSRKRGSGPRPWKNTAVQLPTPAQWTRPFGLLRPADEIGMLARRYLHEYGATRDHLFNVALACRNRANQNPAAIMYERPLTREMYMTSRWISEPLCLFDNCLETDGALACVVVSAERARDCRQKPVYVHSAAQGLPAQHHGMVNYWNDDPLTGPAWTAARHLWKQADFGPQDVDVAQIYDAFTPLIPLSLEGYGFCGRGEGAAFTEGGALEIGGRLPINTGGGGLSEAYVHGFNLINEGVKQLRGTSTAQVPDAATCLVTAGEGVPTSALLLRS; this is encoded by the coding sequence ATGGCCGCCCTGAAGGACGCGACAGCCATAGTCGGGATCGGGCAGACCGCCTTCGCCAAGCAACTCCCCGAATCCGAGAAGACGTTGGCGTGCCGGGCGATCCTCGCCGCCCTGCACGACGCGGGGATCAGCCCGTCGGAGGTTGACGCGTTCGCCTCGTACACGATGGAGGAGACCGACGAGGTGGAAGTCGCCAAGTCCATCGGGGCGGGCGACGTGACCTTCTTCAGCAAGGTCGGGTACGGCGGCGGGGGTTCCTGCGCCACCGTCGCCCACCTGGCCTCCGCGATCGCCACCGGACAGGCGAGCGTCGGCATCGCCTGGCGGTCCAGGAAGCGCGGCAGCGGCCCAAGGCCCTGGAAGAACACGGCGGTTCAGCTTCCGACGCCCGCGCAGTGGACGCGCCCCTTCGGCCTGCTGCGGCCCGCCGACGAGATCGGCATGCTGGCCCGCCGCTATCTCCACGAGTACGGCGCCACTCGTGACCACCTCTTCAACGTCGCCCTCGCCTGCCGCAACCGCGCCAACCAGAACCCCGCCGCGATCATGTACGAGCGCCCGCTGACCCGCGAGATGTACATGACCTCCCGCTGGATCAGCGAACCGCTCTGCCTCTTCGACAACTGCCTTGAGACGGACGGGGCGTTGGCGTGCGTCGTGGTCTCCGCCGAGCGGGCGCGCGACTGCCGGCAGAAGCCGGTGTACGTCCACTCCGCCGCCCAGGGTCTGCCCGCCCAGCACCACGGCATGGTCAACTACTGGAACGACGACCCGCTGACCGGTCCCGCCTGGACGGCCGCCCGGCACCTGTGGAAGCAGGCCGACTTCGGCCCCCAAGACGTCGACGTGGCCCAGATCTACGACGCGTTCACCCCGCTCATCCCGCTCTCCCTTGAAGGCTACGGCTTCTGCGGGCGCGGCGAAGGGGCCGCGTTCACCGAGGGCGGCGCCCTGGAGATCGGCGGGCGGCTGCCCATCAACACCGGGGGCGGCGGCCTCAGCGAGGCCTACGTCCACGGGTTCAACCTCATCAACGAGGGCGTGAAGCAACTACGCGGCACGAGCACCGCCCAGGTCCCCGACGCCGCCACCTGCCTGGTCACCGCGGGCGAGGGGGTTCCCACCTCCGCCCTGCTGCTGAGGAGCTGA
- a CDS encoding FadD3 family acyl-CoA ligase, which produces MRGDLEWGTIAKLVRDAAARYGEREAVVEGRARISYGELGERVERAAGACIAAGVAPGDRVAVWAPNTTDWIVSALGAVTAGAVLVPLNTRFKGAEAAYVLERSRAKLLFVTGTFLGTSYVASLRRATANGSGPGPLPSLPHLEQVVVLSDDAPGDFRTWKDFLAGGEEVSGTEVRARADAIASDAACDIIFTSGTTGRPKGAVITHAQTLRGYAVWSELAGLREGDRYLIVNPFFHTFGYKAGIIACLMRGATMVPQPVFDIDIALANIASERISVLPGPPTLHQSLLDHPARDQHDLSALRLVVTGAAVVPLRLVERLRGELGVATVLTAYGLSEASGIVTMCRRGDPAEVIASTSGRAIPGTEVRVRAEPGEPGEILVRGFNVMRGYFEDEAETAGAIDPQGWLRTGDIGVLDAAGNLRITDRIKDMFIVGGFNAYPAEIEQLLCLHPEVADAAVIGIPDARLGEVGKAYVVRRPRSVLTAHDLIAWSRREMANYKVPREVEFLAELPRNASGKAVKGELRRRPRPRADGLE; this is translated from the coding sequence ATGCGCGGAGACCTGGAGTGGGGCACGATCGCGAAGCTGGTGCGCGACGCCGCCGCGCGGTACGGCGAGCGGGAGGCCGTCGTGGAGGGCCGCGCCCGGATCTCGTACGGGGAACTCGGTGAGCGCGTCGAACGCGCGGCGGGGGCGTGCATCGCGGCGGGTGTCGCGCCCGGCGACCGGGTGGCGGTGTGGGCGCCCAACACCACGGACTGGATCGTCTCGGCGCTCGGCGCGGTGACGGCGGGCGCGGTCCTCGTGCCGCTCAACACGCGGTTCAAGGGCGCGGAGGCGGCGTACGTCCTCGAACGCAGCCGCGCGAAGCTACTGTTCGTGACGGGTACGTTCCTGGGCACCTCCTACGTCGCCTCGCTGCGCCGCGCCACGGCCAACGGCAGCGGCCCCGGCCCGCTGCCCTCGCTCCCGCACCTGGAGCAGGTGGTGGTCCTCTCCGACGACGCGCCCGGCGACTTCCGTACCTGGAAGGACTTCCTGGCCGGTGGGGAAGAAGTCTCCGGGACGGAGGTCAGGGCGCGCGCGGACGCGATCGCGTCCGATGCCGCCTGCGACATCATCTTCACCTCGGGCACCACCGGCCGCCCCAAGGGCGCGGTGATCACCCACGCGCAGACGCTGCGCGGCTATGCCGTCTGGTCGGAGCTCGCGGGCCTGCGCGAGGGCGACCGCTACCTGATCGTGAACCCGTTCTTCCACACCTTCGGCTACAAGGCGGGCATCATCGCGTGCCTCATGCGGGGCGCGACGATGGTGCCGCAGCCGGTGTTCGACATCGACATCGCGCTCGCCAACATCGCCTCCGAACGCATCTCGGTCCTGCCGGGACCGCCCACCCTGCACCAGTCCCTGCTTGACCACCCGGCCCGCGACCAGCACGACCTGAGCGCGCTGCGGCTGGTGGTGACGGGCGCGGCGGTCGTCCCGCTGCGCCTGGTCGAACGCCTTCGGGGCGAGCTGGGCGTGGCCACCGTACTGACCGCGTACGGCCTGTCCGAGGCGAGCGGCATCGTCACGATGTGCCGGCGCGGCGACCCGGCGGAGGTCATCGCCTCGACCTCGGGCCGCGCGATACCGGGCACGGAGGTACGCGTCCGTGCCGAGCCGGGCGAGCCGGGCGAGATCCTGGTACGCGGCTTCAACGTCATGCGGGGCTACTTCGAGGACGAGGCGGAGACGGCGGGGGCGATCGACCCACAGGGCTGGCTGCGCACCGGCGACATCGGGGTCCTGGACGCGGCGGGCAACCTCCGCATCACCGACCGGATCAAGGACATGTTCATCGTCGGCGGCTTCAACGCCTACCCGGCGGAGATCGAGCAACTCCTGTGCCTGCACCCGGAGGTGGCCGACGCGGCGGTGATCGGCATCCCGGACGCGCGCCTGGGCGAGGTGGGCAAGGCGTACGTGGTCCGCCGCCCCCGCTCGGTCCTGACGGCGCACGACCTGATCGCCTGGTCCCGCCGCGAGATGGCGAACTACAAGGTGCCGAGGGAAGTCGAATTCCTGGCGGAACTGCCGAGGAACGCGAGCGGGAAGGCGGTGAAGGGAGAGCTGAGGCGACGCCCCCGCCCTCGCGCCGACGGCCTTGAGTGA
- a CDS encoding type II toxin-antitoxin system VapC family toxin translates to MTPPGVYVSAVSPWEIAINQSLGKLDGPQDLAERVRDSQFTGLPITAGHGVRAGRLPAHHRDPFDRILVAQAQIEGMTLVTRDKWIPQYEVPVMLA, encoded by the coding sequence GTGACCCCGCCCGGCGTGTACGTCAGTGCCGTGTCGCCGTGGGAGATCGCCATCAATCAGTCGCTCGGGAAGCTCGACGGGCCACAGGATCTGGCGGAGCGGGTGCGCGACAGCCAGTTCACCGGCCTGCCCATCACCGCGGGGCACGGGGTGCGAGCGGGGCGCCTTCCTGCGCACCACCGTGATCCGTTCGACCGGATCCTGGTTGCCCAGGCACAGATCGAAGGCATGACCTTGGTGACGCGTGACAAGTGGATTCCGCAGTATGAGGTACCGGTGATGCTCGCGTGA
- a CDS encoding SRPBCC family protein — translation METLTVRRVIAAPITDVFDWCATSTNYTRSPYILKARLARPGAGAPYGVGAVRLHTWTIGYFRERITAYDAPHGFDYTVERSVPASRHEFGRMTFTEVDGGTEVVWTTRFEVRAPFGAALTRLAKPLIAHAFANILATADRALTARPATAGRGRAR, via the coding sequence ATGGAGACCTTGACCGTACGACGCGTCATCGCAGCGCCGATCACCGACGTGTTCGACTGGTGCGCCACGAGCACCAACTACACCCGCTCCCCGTACATCCTCAAGGCCCGCCTGGCCCGGCCGGGCGCGGGGGCGCCGTACGGAGTGGGCGCGGTCCGGCTGCACACGTGGACGATCGGCTACTTCCGCGAGCGGATCACCGCCTACGACGCGCCGCACGGCTTCGACTACACCGTCGAGCGCAGCGTTCCGGCGTCCCGGCACGAGTTCGGCCGCATGACCTTCACGGAGGTCGACGGCGGCACGGAGGTCGTCTGGACGACCAGGTTCGAGGTCCGCGCCCCCTTCGGCGCCGCCCTCACCCGCCTCGCCAAGCCCCTCATCGCCCACGCCTTCGCCAACATCCTGGCCACGGCCGACCGAGCACTCACAGCGCGCCCGGCCACCGCCGGTCGTGGGCGCGCCCGGTAG
- a CDS encoding AfsR/SARP family transcriptional regulator, which yields MDRDGGPRVPEQRAPQPTPQRATEHLAQEAAEHDPQAPGAGLRFGVLGPVRAWRGGQALPSGSPQQRALLAALLLRDGRTATAGELIDAIWGEEPPSQALAALRTYASRLRKVLGPGVLASESGGYAIRATAATLDLTGAQELATGAEKARAGGDQGRARDLLNSALAHWDGEPLANVPGPYADTQRTRLAEWRLQLTEARLDMDLEAGCHAEAVSELTALTAAHPLRERLRELLMLALYRSGRQAEALAVYADTRRLLSDELGVDPRPELARLQQRILQADEDLARPPAETAATFTAPVRPAQLPASVPDFTGRASFVRELTSRLAQAETTVMAVSALAGIGGVGKTTLAVHVAHAARPHFPDGQLYVDLQGAGARAAEAETVLGAFLRALGTADSAIPDSMEERAALFRSTLDGRRVLVLLDNARDAAQIRPLLPGTAGCAALVTSRIRMVDLVGAHLVDLDVMSPDEALQLFTRIVGEERVGAEREAALDVVAACGFLPLAIRIAASRLASRRTWTVSVLAAKLADERRRLDELQAGDLAVKATFELGYGQLEPAQARAFRLLGLPDGPDISLAAAAAVLDLPLQETEDLLESLVDTSLLESAAPGRYRYHDLVRLYARSCAERDEQPPVERELAMSRLLDFYLATAARVYALERPGDRLVDHLEPTGREGLPFADRHAAQDWLYAEAIPLLACVRQVADRPESLRRAADLLWTALDLAESGTNSKEYVATGSALQVSARACGDVRAEGRALTALANARHTAGSFDQADREAAEGMRLAEIAGDPVPGCWAPNIRGVIALYQNRYEEGEKHLTTAIENYSGSDDRPGEASALCNLSRIHLAMGRTASAVALAKSGIAIYDGLGNSLRGANARYALGLALAKNGQHAEAVLRLQEALDVFRDSRQHLWEGMALFRLAEVDVAARRPAQAAANAEMALTRLRGIGGDWRRGNVLTVLGQALAAIGQTGRAQVCWRESLELFEGLGAPEADAVRALLAPVRAA from the coding sequence ATGGACCGTGACGGCGGGCCGCGCGTACCGGAGCAGCGCGCTCCGCAACCGACGCCGCAGCGCGCGACGGAGCACCTCGCCCAGGAGGCGGCCGAGCACGACCCCCAGGCACCGGGGGCCGGGCTCCGCTTCGGCGTACTCGGACCCGTTCGGGCCTGGCGGGGCGGTCAGGCCCTGCCGTCCGGTTCCCCGCAGCAGCGCGCCCTGCTCGCAGCACTGTTGCTGCGCGACGGCCGCACCGCCACGGCGGGCGAACTCATCGACGCCATCTGGGGCGAGGAACCGCCCTCGCAGGCGCTGGCCGCACTGCGCACCTACGCCTCCCGGCTGCGCAAGGTCCTCGGCCCGGGGGTCCTGGCCAGCGAGTCCGGCGGCTACGCGATCCGCGCCACGGCCGCCACCCTCGACCTGACCGGTGCCCAGGAGCTGGCCACCGGCGCCGAGAAGGCGCGGGCCGGCGGCGACCAGGGCCGGGCCCGCGACCTGCTCAACAGTGCGCTCGCCCACTGGGACGGCGAACCGCTCGCCAACGTGCCGGGCCCGTACGCCGACACCCAGCGCACCCGCCTCGCCGAATGGCGCCTCCAGCTCACCGAGGCGCGCCTGGACATGGACCTGGAGGCGGGCTGCCACGCGGAGGCCGTCTCCGAGCTGACCGCGCTGACCGCCGCCCACCCGCTGCGCGAACGCCTTCGTGAACTGCTGATGCTGGCGCTGTACCGCAGCGGACGCCAGGCCGAGGCGCTCGCGGTGTACGCGGACACCCGGCGGCTGCTCTCCGACGAGCTCGGCGTCGACCCGCGGCCCGAACTCGCCCGTCTCCAGCAGCGCATCCTCCAGGCCGACGAGGATCTGGCCCGGCCGCCCGCGGAGACCGCGGCGACCTTCACGGCACCGGTCCGCCCGGCGCAACTGCCCGCATCCGTACCGGACTTCACGGGCCGCGCCTCCTTCGTGCGGGAGCTGACCTCGCGGCTGGCCCAGGCCGAGACGACCGTGATGGCGGTCTCCGCGCTGGCCGGCATCGGAGGCGTCGGCAAGACCACCCTCGCGGTGCACGTGGCCCACGCGGCCCGCCCGCACTTCCCGGACGGCCAGCTGTACGTCGACCTCCAGGGCGCGGGCGCGCGGGCCGCCGAGGCCGAGACGGTGCTCGGCGCCTTCCTGCGCGCCCTCGGCACCGCGGACTCGGCGATCCCCGACTCGATGGAGGAGCGCGCGGCCCTGTTCCGTTCGACCCTCGACGGCCGCCGGGTGCTCGTACTGCTCGACAACGCCCGCGACGCCGCCCAGATCCGGCCGCTGCTGCCGGGCACCGCGGGCTGCGCGGCGCTCGTCACCAGCCGGATCCGGATGGTCGACCTGGTCGGCGCGCACCTGGTCGACCTGGACGTGATGTCTCCCGACGAGGCGCTCCAGCTGTTCACCAGGATCGTCGGCGAGGAGCGGGTGGGCGCCGAACGCGAGGCGGCCCTCGACGTGGTGGCCGCCTGCGGCTTCCTCCCGCTCGCCATCCGCATCGCCGCCTCCCGCCTCGCCTCGCGCCGCACCTGGACGGTGTCGGTGCTCGCGGCGAAGCTCGCCGACGAGCGCCGCCGCCTGGACGAGCTCCAGGCCGGCGACCTCGCGGTGAAGGCCACCTTCGAGCTCGGCTACGGCCAGCTGGAGCCCGCCCAGGCCCGCGCCTTCCGCCTGCTCGGCCTGCCCGACGGCCCCGACATCTCGCTGGCCGCCGCGGCCGCCGTCCTCGACCTCCCGCTCCAGGAGACCGAGGACCTCCTGGAGTCCCTGGTGGACACCTCCCTGCTCGAATCCGCGGCGCCGGGCCGCTACCGCTACCACGACCTGGTGCGGCTCTACGCGCGTTCTTGCGCCGAGCGCGACGAACAGCCGCCGGTGGAGCGGGAGTTGGCGATGTCCCGGCTCCTCGACTTCTATCTGGCGACGGCGGCGCGGGTGTACGCCCTGGAGCGTCCCGGGGACCGTCTGGTGGACCATCTGGAGCCGACCGGGCGCGAGGGGCTGCCGTTCGCCGACCGCCATGCCGCGCAGGACTGGCTGTACGCGGAGGCCATCCCGCTGCTCGCGTGCGTACGCCAGGTCGCGGACCGCCCGGAGTCGCTGCGCCGGGCCGCCGACCTGCTGTGGACCGCCCTCGACCTCGCCGAGTCGGGCACCAACTCCAAGGAGTACGTGGCCACCGGCTCGGCGCTCCAGGTGTCCGCCCGCGCCTGCGGGGACGTACGGGCGGAGGGGCGTGCCCTGACCGCGCTCGCCAACGCCCGGCACACCGCGGGCAGTTTCGACCAGGCGGACCGGGAGGCCGCCGAGGGAATGCGGCTGGCCGAGATCGCCGGGGACCCCGTTCCCGGCTGCTGGGCCCCCAACATTCGCGGGGTCATCGCCCTCTACCAGAACCGGTACGAGGAGGGTGAGAAGCACCTGACCACGGCGATCGAGAACTACTCCGGGAGCGACGACCGCCCCGGTGAGGCCAGCGCCCTGTGCAACCTGTCGCGCATCCACCTCGCCATGGGCCGTACGGCCAGCGCGGTTGCGCTCGCGAAGAGCGGGATCGCCATATACGACGGGCTCGGCAACTCGCTGCGGGGCGCCAACGCCCGCTACGCGCTGGGCCTGGCCCTAGCGAAGAACGGGCAGCACGCCGAGGCGGTGCTGCGGCTCCAGGAGGCCCTGGACGTCTTCCGGGACAGCCGCCAGCACCTGTGGGAGGGCATGGCGCTGTTCCGCCTCGCCGAGGTCGACGTCGCGGCCCGACGGCCCGCGCAGGCCGCGGCGAACGCGGAGATGGCGCTGACCCGGCTGCGCGGCATAGGCGGTGACTGGCGGCGCGGGAACGTCCTGACGGTCCTCGGACAGGCGCTGGCCGCCATAGGACAGACCGGCCGGGCGCAGGTCTGCTGGCGGGAGTCGCTGGAGCTGTTCGAGGGGCTGGGAGCGCCGGAGGCCGACGCCGTCCGAGCGCTGCTGGCCCCCGTGCGCGCCGCATAG
- a CDS encoding amidohydrolase family protein yields METFPKIISVDDHTVEPPNVWRDRLPSRFRDTGPRVVRAPLKEMTFLGGKFAPIMGARGDDGPIGDWWVYEDLHRPLTRLDTAVGYDRDEIKLEVITYEQMRKGSFSVPERLADMDVNHVQSALCFPTFPRFCGQTFTEAKDRELGLLSVRAYNDWMVEEWCGPEAHGRLIPLTLIPLWDAELAAAEVRRNAARGVRAVAFSEIPPHLGLPSIHTDYWDPFLAACDETGTVVAMHIGSSSKMPSTSADAPPAVGSTITFANCCFSMVDWLMSGKFERFPNLRIMYAEGQIGWIPYVLERADVVWEENRGWGGVADKVHRPPSELFAEHVFGCFFDDAFGLRNLDAIGAGNVLYETDYPHSDSTWPKSKEVGEAQMGHLAPDVVDRIVRGNAIGLLGLTGEGLWPGR; encoded by the coding sequence ATGGAGACCTTCCCGAAGATCATCTCGGTGGACGACCACACGGTTGAGCCCCCCAACGTCTGGCGGGACCGGCTCCCGTCCAGGTTCCGCGACACCGGACCGCGCGTCGTGCGGGCCCCCCTGAAGGAAATGACCTTCCTGGGCGGGAAGTTCGCTCCGATCATGGGCGCGCGGGGCGACGACGGACCGATCGGTGACTGGTGGGTGTACGAAGATCTGCACCGACCCCTCACCCGGCTCGACACCGCCGTCGGCTACGACCGGGACGAGATCAAGCTCGAAGTCATCACCTACGAGCAGATGCGCAAGGGCTCGTTCAGCGTGCCCGAACGGCTCGCCGACATGGACGTCAACCACGTCCAGTCCGCCCTGTGCTTCCCGACCTTCCCGCGTTTTTGCGGCCAGACCTTCACCGAGGCCAAGGACCGCGAACTGGGGCTGCTCTCGGTGCGGGCGTACAACGACTGGATGGTGGAGGAGTGGTGCGGCCCCGAGGCGCACGGCCGGCTCATCCCGCTCACCCTCATCCCGTTGTGGGACGCCGAGCTCGCGGCCGCCGAGGTGCGCCGCAACGCGGCGCGCGGGGTGCGCGCGGTGGCCTTCTCGGAGATACCCCCGCACCTCGGCCTGCCCTCCATCCACACGGACTACTGGGATCCCTTCCTCGCCGCCTGCGACGAGACCGGCACGGTGGTGGCGATGCACATCGGGTCGTCCTCGAAGATGCCCTCGACGTCCGCCGACGCACCGCCCGCCGTCGGCTCCACCATCACCTTCGCCAACTGCTGCTTCTCGATGGTCGATTGGCTGATGAGCGGCAAGTTCGAGCGCTTCCCCAACCTGAGGATCATGTACGCCGAGGGCCAGATCGGCTGGATCCCGTACGTCCTGGAACGCGCGGACGTGGTCTGGGAGGAGAACCGCGGCTGGGGCGGCGTCGCCGACAAGGTCCACCGCCCGCCGTCCGAACTCTTCGCGGAGCACGTCTTCGGCTGCTTCTTCGACGACGCGTTCGGGCTGCGCAACCTGGACGCCATCGGGGCGGGGAACGTCCTGTACGAGACCGACTACCCGCACTCCGACTCCACCTGGCCCAAGTCCAAGGAGGTCGGCGAGGCGCAGATGGGGCATCTGGCGCCGGACGTGGTGGACCGGATCGTCCGGGGCAACGCGATCGGGCTGCTGGGACTCACGGGCGAGGGGCTGTGGCCGGGGCGCTAG